Within the Poecilia reticulata strain Guanapo linkage group LG13, Guppy_female_1.0+MT, whole genome shotgun sequence genome, the region CTGTCAGGCATATATTTAAACTGCCAATTTGACCAAATTTACATAATGTGTTGCTTTTAATTATGTCCGcttatttaacttaaattttTATACTCTCAACAATTTTGCTTTAGTTGCCTAACAATCTGCTCCCAACAAAATGTCATTGCATTGTCTTAggcaatgacaataaagttctATCTATCTATTTTGTAGCAAAATAATGAACTCACTTTTCTCCTTGCAGCTTGTTGGTTTTTACAATGAGGTCTTGAGTTTGCTCTTTCGCAGCCTGTTGAAAAGAAGGTATgttgttataataataataattattatttacctttatttcaccagggttaaaaacatattttacaacaGAATCCTGGCAGCAGCGCATAGAGTTTACAGAACATTCACAGCAAAGTAGAAAAAGTTAACACCATCATAAGTTTATTAGTAAAAACATCACTCagctaaaacatttacagattgATGATTCCTTCTCAAAATCAGTAATTGTTATTTGCACACGTGTCACTTGGAAATCAAGTTGACAGCCATGTATTTTTCCAACTAtggtgacaaaaataaatgtttaaaaactacaaacagaaTACAAATCAGACTTTCATACCTTTAATCTACTGGTCATTTCCTCGCAGCATGTGCTCATGGCCTGAACATCCTCATGGACACTTTCAAGTTCCTGCAGAGAATGAATAACAAATTCTGGTTGGAAAAAGTGTttataaatacaacaaatgtgATAGGTTGTCATACTGAATGCATGGTTCATGCAAACTGaacacttaaaacataaaagatcAATGTTAACAGGTTTTTTAtgactgatatttaaaaactagCAGGGTTATTCACTGCCAATCATGTTTGTCTTATTTGGGTGTCAGGCTTGGTTATCCTGActtggaaaatattaaattaactttaatacTTTTCCGGACTGTGCTGGAACCTTATTAATAAAAACCCACCGACTCAAATGGGGATCAGACCTATAATCAATGGAACTAACCAATAAATAAGTGATGATTCCTCtgagtatttatttccattagtgagcaaaaaatataaaaaaaacagccaagaaaacaaaaagacaagcAATGTCTACGAGCATGGGTAGAGAATGGTTTGATAACGATGcgaaacagaagcaaaaacatttgttctcaTGGAACGCATGGGAAcgaataaaagaagaaaactaaccggaagataatgtttttttttttattgtttttttttttactggaattCTGTTACCTCTTTTACTTCTTTAAATATCCGTGCAAACTCCTCGTTAATCGTCAGACTTCTCCGCTCTATGTCACCTCGTAGATTTCTCCTGGTGCGCAGACTGTTCTCGGTAAAGAATACAGACAGCGCCTTCAGAGCTTCCAGCATCTCCTGAAAACATATCAAACAAAATATCCATCGAACTTAAAGTACTTTGAGAAATTAAgaattgaacagaaaaaaaaaacaccaattaaAATAAGTGGTAGCTCGGGTTCAAGGACTTGTGTGTGCTTTCACACAGTGCTGGATTCTTAATGtcttatataaataaaataaccaaaataaattacCTGGGACGCTAATGCTAATAGTTAAGATACAATTGTTCGCCTTTCTGGTGGGATTTATTTGTCCGAAAGACCATATATTAACCCGAAGAGAATTACTCACATGCACTGAACGCTTGTCATAAACATATAACATTAATAAGACAATAAATTACAGGCGCAGCTGCTGTTAGCCTCCTAGCAGGAAGCTAAACTTCTTCCAGCATACCTTGTCATTATCCAGCCTGGTCTCCAGGATTTTATTCAGCTTCCTTGATAGTGGGTTATTAGGCTGAGAAGGCACATTTGAATTTGAAGATATAGTCGCGCTATCGACTGAAGTTTCTATTTTAGTATTTGCCATCCTGAAAATCTACTTCCACGTCAACCGAATCCGAAGACTGTTTTGGTCCGTGTGGAATTAACGTTCGGCCGGACTGCTTGGCGAGCTACACAACGTTCCGACTACCACTAACGTTGTATTGCGTGAacagtgctgtgaaaatatttaaactaagGAGATAATATTacagaaatcctttttttgtgtgttatcCATATATTTTCGATGGTTCAACTCTGAAAGGAAATGACAGTTTCATTCTATAGTCATATCGTGAGAAAACATTGTCAAAttggacaaaaatactttgaagaaATTGCTTCCAAACAAATTGGAAGCAATTTACAATTATCTTGTGTATTACTCATTACTtacttatttttacaatatttattaaacactgaccaaacaatatttattcaacaCTGACTAAACAAACAACACtgaccaaacaaataaaacaaacacaatttggCAGCTCTGGTTTCTGCCCTACTATACCAAACAACTTTCTTGCACTGTTATAGGTTTCTTGATGTATCGAACACAATATGCTTTATTATGGGCAGTAGGATATATaattgtcataattttatgttggagatttttataaaacatgcagTGCCCTGCTTGATGAGAACAGAGTGAAATAATAAGAGACGTTTTGAGATATTTaggtacatttaaaaattctaaattgAAAATCTTGAAAATATGATGGACACGTTTAATAAGTtcaaggaaataaataaaacacaatttgaatgaaaataatcatacttcattctttaaaaacatgttggaaCTGACCTGTAAAAGTGGATAGACAGAATTAGAACAATTGCATGGCAAAAGGTTCTTGTCAATCAAAGCTCTTCCGTATAATtaaaagtttcttaaaaattCTTAATCATAAAGTTCCTCTAGCATTCGTGCTTAACACTTAAATACATataacaattttgtttttcaaagtatCTGTAAATGCAACTGGAGCAGCGCTGACTCTGGCCCCTGGGTGGGGATTTGTCTGATTGATTGTCACCTCCTAGCAGCCTCCTCCCCgcctgcctctctctctctcttctctctctctctcttctctctctctctcttctctctctctctgtaagCAGGAATGTGTGATCAGGAGTCCGGTCAGTGAGCGCCGCTCCGCTCCTCTGTCTCCGCGCAGCGCAGGAGTAAATCATTGATTCAACGCTTCGCTTGTATCGACGAGGAGGAAGTGATTTGTGTGCGGATTCTGcggagacttttttttgtatatatcgCATTTTGGACTCTTTACTCGATCGGAATCATTTTCTCACCTACTCGGCTGGAGAAAAGTTAAAGTTCCTTTAAGACccaaacacagctggactctgCAGATGTAAACACCCTCTCCAACATCGAGCGCACCTTACATCGGATTTCTTCCAACATGTAAGATTtcacccctttttttttttcattttgccgTTTAATTATTGAAGCAAATCTGTAAATCTGTGTAGCATGAGGTCACCCCTAAGATCCCTGCATGTTCGCGAAGAAGTGGCAGCTCTTGCAGGGACCCGAAGTCTCATTTCTCAGCTAAATGTGTTCAGAATCAGATTATGTTGGTGGTGCATAGTTGTTAATTAACAACCCTTAACGCACGGTGTTTAAAGTTCTACTATGGCACGTGCGTGTGTTATAAAATGCTACAGTTTATCACGAATCTGTAACTTTGCGTATTAAACAACATGCCTAACACGGGTGCATGCAAAGGCAACAAATCAAACATGTGAATCAGTTGTGACAAGTATTATTTACATGACATTGTTGTAGTGATGCACCAATCAATCAGCCAGAGGTGGGAATCTGCCAATTCCTTGATCATCTCTGCTCAGAGCTTTTCAAATACTGAAAAGCATagattttttgcttgtttgtttgtttttcattatttagaaGAAGAGCATGTGTTTTGAAGTTCTTTCCCGAGTTGGATAAAAATCGAGTTAAGTTTGAGGACCAATATGCTTTGAAGTGCAAATGGTAATAAATGTCTAATAACTTAATTTTGTGCTGGAAAATATCTCTTCTATCAAAAAACCTTGAAGCATGCTGATTTTGTTTCCTACGTGTTGAGAAACTGTTATAAGccagaaaaagtctgaaaaataattaaatcctCATGTTGAAGGGATGTATCTATCAATTAGAGCTCACGTGTGTCCAATGTTCCTTTAATTGACTCTGTTCAGTGATCTGTTGGacaaatctgatttatttttccaattgtTTAGCTACATCAAAACTATGAAGTCCTACAATTATTGGTCAACAAACACACCCATCAGTAGCATGTAATTGTATGTAATCTTTGTAGTTTTGTAGAAAAACAGTATGCATTTGCTGTATGTTCTGTTGGATTCCATGATattactataaaaaaaaaacatgctgcagatTTCAACTGTTAAATGTGTCGTcctttaaagaacaaacagaacagTTGAATCAGAATTGGTATGTCAGACTTTcaagaaaatcagaaatctaAATTGGCCCAGAGAAGTCTGACCGGTGCATCTTTACCTTGCAATCGTTTGAGTAATGAACAAAAAGCACACATATGTGAGTAATCTTTGAATCATTATACATGTAGATGCAGCAGTGACCAGAAACAGCAAATTTTGTCTTCAATCTTTGTCTTTTACCTTCAATCGTAGGTAAAAGActcaaaaatcaacattttgttggCTTTTActaaacaaatcaaagaaagaAATCCCACAGTTTTCAGTGTATGAATGCACCAACCAACAGcaaattagtgttttttttaatttttatttaatctacaTCAGTAAACTTGACATGTTTGATGCATTAATGAGGACAATCTTGTAATATCTTAATTtgctgctgatttaaaaaagattaCTTATATAAAAGAACTTGCAGTACTTTTTTCCCCTATTTATATGTGGAAAAATTTGAAGTGGTCAAAATCAGagtcacaaaaaaatctatgtctgaggaaaaaaagcctgattggtgcatttctacttgactgcagataaaaaatgtaaataaatgaaattaaaaaataatagctTCAATTTGCTCATCTAAGTTCAATTGATTAAACCATTTGCAGCTGTTTGAGTTTGATCatgatgctgttttgtttacTATTAATCAAATCACAATTATGTCTAATCTATACTGCATAAGGCATTGGATCTTAACATGAACAGCAAACCAATTTCTGTTATATCTCTGTCtatatttaattactttttatagcaagaaaacaacaattaattACAAAGTTAGCCATTAGAGGAGGCATGTTAATTAGAAATACTAACCTCTTtgacactttctgttttttataatGACCGGATAACGCAATTCTATTTTTCCCCTTATCTAgctgattccttttttttttttcgccgTTTTACAACCCGACAACTTGTTTGCATGGAGAGTCTGTGCGTCAGCACTCAATCTGgctgtttctcctcctcctgacaGGGATCCAGAGTCACTGAGTAGGTGAAGACTGCACGTGTTAAATGCTCACTTCAAGCCTTCCAGCGACACAGCAACTGCTCGTTTAACTGCTGTCCTGCTCAGTGACCATATTTACGATGGCGTCCAGTCTGACGTGCACGGGTGTAATCTGGGCCCTGCTGTCCCTGCTATGTGCCGCTGCTTCCTGCGTTGGCTTCTTCATGCCCTACTGGCTGCTGGGAACGCAGATGGACAAGCCCGTGTCTTTTGGCACCTTCCGCCGTTGCTCCTACCCGGTgagagacgaggagaagcagatCACGGTGATGCTGGAGCAGTGCGGCCGCTACGCGTCCTTCCACGGCATCCCGAGCCTGCACTGGAGGATCTGCACGGTGGTGACGGGCGTGGGCTGCGGCCTCCTCCTGCTGGTGGCCCTCACAGGTCTGATGGGCTGCTGCATCTCCGACCTCATCTCCCGTACGATCGGCCGTGTGGCCGGTGGAATCCAGTTTGTTGGAGGTGAGCAAAGTGGTGTGAAGCTGAACTCTGCTTTCCCTGTTTTGATTTGGGGTTAATATTTAGGAAACGCTcagtttaatatatatatattttaaaaaatcactgtatttaaaaacttctggaaattctccacaaacttttataaacataGAATTGGCTTCAATTGCAACTTCAAATACATTGAAGTTGCAGTtaaagattttatgtgaaagaccaacacttTCACATAtgaagattttatgtgaaagaccaacacaaagaagaatAATTAAGAagggttttcattttctttttaaattgtattcagTCTCCCAACTCTAGTACTACTAAACATAACACAGTACAACCGTCAGAAGTTGCCTAATTAGAAAATAGACTCAATTAGTGTGTACTGTaatatcagcaaaaataaataaataataaacaaaacaaaaaaaatcaaatatataaCAATATCCTAAACTTTGGACATCTGAGGAGAACAACTAAAAACAGACAAGAAGAGTTCAAATCTGTAGCGCAGGTGGAAAAATCTGTGGACAAAGCACTCCACAATTTGACCTTTATGGAACACTGGGTGGAAAAAttaattgtagaaaaaaaaatctgtaagacATCTAGTCCAAGGTTTGCCATAACATGTGTAaggaacacagcaaacatgtggaacaaGGTGATGTGATTAGATTAAGCAAATatttcacactctgaaacttgGTGGTGGTaggatcatgctgtgggaatgctttgcTTCAGCACGGATATTGAAGTTGGTGACCTTTAATGTAAAGATGGGAGGAACAAAATCTGTTGGAAGCTGGAAGGGATTTGAGACCTGAGTTGGGTTTCTTGCTCCAGCGGGACAATGACCCTAAATATACAGCCTAAGCTACAATGAAATAGACCATCTgtatgtgttagaatggtccagtcaaagtccagacctaggTGCAGTTGATAATCTGTGGAAAGCCAAGAGAAAAGTCAAGTGATATCAGAAAATTGCTGGTCACAATGTTAACTTCTAGAAGTGCACAACAGTAAAAGACTTGTAGCTCGAGGCGGTTTTATAAAGTTTTGCTGTCTGTAAAAACATGTATCTTTTTCTTACATCCTTAAAATTGCTCAGTATTTTGTGTTGTTACATTatattaaatcccaataaaatacattaaagtttgtttttgcaatgtgacaaaatgtgaaaaagttcaagagaaaGTGATTCAAGTTTTAAAGGCTGTATTTAAGTTCTTATGGACATAGTTTCATAGAGATTTCAACAAAGCATTGGTGAGGAAATTAAAGATTTATACATATCGTAGCTCTGCTGACTTCCAGCAGTACACCCTGCTTCTCTGCTGAACAGGAAATGAGGTCTCCTTCTGAGCTTTAGTTGTGCTTCTGAagttctttttagatttttttctttcattttttttctgcagacttATGTTTGGAATGAAGCAAGATTGTTGTTAGAATGGTTTTAAACATTGCACATCAAACTGGATttctaatgaaacaaaaagtctCGCTGTGTTTGCAAGTGTTTGGCTGCAGTTCACTGAAACATTCGGACTGCGTCTGGTAATCTTTCCTTGTGAAGTTATGGAAAGCCATCAAATGAGCTCAAATTCTGTTCTTCGtttgatatttttaagttttaaagaagtcccctcacttttttttttttttgctctcagagaaacaaacactgcagaaaccacgttttgtttgtctgtttgcagTAAGTTAGACCCAGCTTGGCTCGGCACCAGcttttgtttgtgtgcgtgcgctGTTTGGCTTTTTGCACATGTGCTCTCTCGGGACGGGAGGTCTGAGGGAAGGCTTCCACTGAAGCTGCAAATTTTCCCCCTCGCCCCAGTTTAAGAAGCTGTGGCGCTCCAGTCCCTCTCATTAACTCAGAAGACGTTTGCTTGCATACTGTGGCTCACCACTCTGCTGTTTGCAATCCTCGTCACTTCGGCTTGGATTTAAAATGTGACGGGACAGAGAAGCAGGTTGCGAGCTGATTTGATGGAGCTGCTGGGTTTtccagaaggaaaaataaagaatctaCAGAAGACTAGCATGTCCTAATTCTAAAAGGCTTAGCTTCACGGGAACTTCTTCAGCATTAATGATGTATAATAAGGCGGATGATTAAGGTGAAGACTGCTTGGGTTACTCTGAAGTCTGCCCTTTTTACATAAGGAAAGCTTCTTTAAAGCTCCACAGCTATATACAAGCTGCTATATTTGGTTGCAGGATTAAAAAAttcctgtctgtctttttttttttcctctcgcAGACTCACAAATCCAGACACGCATGAATTTAGACAGTGGGAGAGTGAAGAAAGGCGGTATACAATGCAAGAGACACCGCTCGGGTCTTTTCATCTTGAATGCTATAGCGAGCCAAAGGGCAGAGATGTCTCAGAAGGGCTAATTGGAAGTGACACAACTGAGAAGCTCAGTGGGCTGTTGCATGTATTGTCTTCTGTCACTTCCAAAAGAGTGCCGAGATATTCAGGCGGGCGAGGGAGGCCGAGGGGAAAGGAGTGATTGAAACATTCGGCGTTCGTTTCTTATTAGCTGCGAGAAATAAAGATCCGCAGGGAAGCAGGCGGGGTGGGGGCCGAGAAGTGCGATCAGATATCGGTGATTAGCGGGAACAGGGAGAGGAAGTAAATGTGACGAGCAGTGAAAGCGAAGTGTGAGCCTCGCGGTTGGCTGTTTGGTGGTGATCCTGTACATCCTTCTGCGCTTTCCCTCAACCTCTTGAGGATCACTAATTAAGAGAGGGCAGGGCGTTGTGGAGGTTGccacaaataaaatatcaagCTGAGATCATCTTGCTATTTATCTCACTTCCATGAAACAGATCTTAACTACTAAACAAATCAAACCTAAAAGGTTTCATCAGTTCTTTATGTGATTAACCGCAGCTCCCGATAGGAAAACTCTCCAATTGCTTCATCCGAGCACAAGGAAGTGAATGTTGCTCCAGAGGTTGTTCCTTGCTAATGGTTGTGGATTTTAGTCGCAGCATGGAATGTTATCAGATTCATAAATCAAAGGCCTGGGAGCTTCATCTGATTTACATTAAACAGCTTTCCCCCCTTTTGCTTCacagtttcttgttttagtCATCCACAGCGGTGCACGCACTGGAACGGATGTGGCACAGGCGAGCGGTTCAGACATTTAAAGATTCTTGACTCGGATTTGGTTGTTAGGGGATTTGGTCCCTCGCCCCCTCCCGCAGAGGCCTGCCCTGTCTATTCGGGCACCTCATGCAGAACCGCACACAGCAGGAGGAAAAGCTGTTTaagctttgtttttaacagtcACGATTTAGGCCAGCTCTAAACccatttttcctgctttgtgtGTATCCTTCTATCACAGTAAGTACTTGTGTGTGTCCATTTCCAGAGTGATTCAGTACATTATTTGTATCCTTTAaacttttctgactttttgACATGtggcaaccacaaacttcagtgttcTTTACTGGGCGTGTGTGTAATAAGCCAAAacgaagaaaaacaatatatcTAGTCCGAGTgaattctggaagaaaatctgtttgtgGCTAGAAAACACTTCTGACTTGTGACACACCTACAGCTGGAGCTACAATCAAATGGTTTAAATTAGGGGTGTCCAACTCCATGTCTCAGTGGCTGGAGTTCTGCAGGATGTGTCCCTGCTGTGGTATGCTTGAACCAAATAGTTGAATCCTCCTCATGGGCCCGAGAAGACTAGCAAAGGCCTTGTGATGAATAATTCATCTGAATATTTGATGTTCACATGActtgaacaagaaaaaaaaaaacatctaagaCATGTGAGACACTGCAGGTTTTACCTAAATATAAGTGacagttttacatttcttattttaataattaggAACTGCCAGAAACTGGCCAAAAACTAACACCGCTCATCACCCTGAATGCAACACGCTCGTGGAACTTTGTGAGCAACTTTTTTTCAGGCATCAAAGGTTTTATAAAAACCATTGGAGACAGTTTTAAATACTATACATTATTAAGAAGaatcagttttcatttgaagTATTTATGACTGGCAGTACGTTTGAGAGCTATACCAGAGCTGGTATCTGATCTGCTTCTTATTCTGTAGGaatgtttctcaaaaataaatagcTGTGGTGGAGTTAGGGCTCAAAAACAGTTGCTAAACTTTATTCAAACACAGTTGTGCTATGATGGGAGAGAAATACGCTGGGGGAACAATGGATCTCTTTATATTccagtttaatgtttttcccttttaaatttCATTGGAGGTTAATTTCTCagaacttttaataaaatttccTTTCTCCCTATTGAGCTAGGCTTGAGAAATTGTCGTCTTGTTTAACCATCAAAAAGTGCTGCAGActtaatgctaaatattttctttagtaTAAAATCTGCAGATGTTTCCAAATGCTAAATTCCTAGCAGTGGCTGCCTCTCAGAACTGATTAAATGGAGCGATTTTAGTAAAATGTGCTGCGAACTGGCTCAGACATCTGGGTTTTTGTCTCAGATCTCCAAACCTTGCCTGAGACAGTCTAATTTTCTCGCTGTGTGACTGGCTTTAAGGGATTTATATCGTAGATTTGCTAGATGCCAAAGCCAATGAtagcttaaaaatgaaatctcaaaattaatttcaaactgGCAGAGAAAGGGATGGGAGTATGCCAGAAGCCCAGAAGTCTGACCCATTTTTCCATTGCACCTGATATGAGACCTTGTGGCTTTGCTTTAAAGAATAATGGTCTGCTAATTAGTGCATGCCTGTTTGATAAATAACAAAAGGCAACAGCATCTGTTCTCAGTACATAAAGCAATGCACATTTTAATGGGTATCTTGTTGAGAAGAACATTCAACTgaaacttcagaaaaaaattctcatgattggttttgagtttatttttgtctgagttCTGTATTTCCTTTGGTTCTGCTTATTCACATTATCCTTTGTACTACAgtgttgtgaaaaagtattttctttcattgtcactcttacatttttcagattgtCCAACAAATCTTAATAGTATACAAAGATAgtctgacaaaatgtaaaatcccAAAGTGCCCTGAATATCGCTATGCTTGTAGAATGAGGACACCGCTTAAATAGAACTTACATGGTAATGTGAAGTAGGTTAAATAATGTCAAAAAGTAACTCATCACCCTGATCTAAAGAAACTCAAGAACAGATGAGTAACGTATTATTGAAATCTGCCTACCTGTAAATAGTTAGAAAGCCTTTTGGATTCCAGAAACCACGATAAGAATCATTAGCTACAAACAGGGAACAGTGGCAAACCTTCCTTGAAGTGTCCGGTTTACCAAAACAGCTTTAATGATTCATCCAGGAAAGaacccaaaacaaaatctaaaccaCTCACTTGCTGCAGTTTAAGACAGTTTTCATGATTCATCAATTAAACAAGAGGGTAGGCATAAATGGCAGACACTGCTGACTAAACAGGAACACAAAAGGTGAGCATTTGTGATAGcttttcagacaaataaaatcatACCTACAGTTGAACATGGAGGTTGCAGCGTGATGGTTTGGAGCTGCTTCTGCTGTTTTAGGGACCTTGAAGACTTTGACTTCCTTTAAGTAACCATGATATATCCTCtaaaagaaaagtctgaaagaaaatgtttggccCATAGGCCGTCACTGGTGTTTTGCAACAAAGACATAAATGgctcaggaaaacaaaatgaaggatGTAGAGTGGCCTATTCGAAGTATGATGTTAATTCTGATTGATGTTATGTGATGTCACCTTAAACTGCTTATttatgctaagaaaaaaaaacctgcggTGTGGCTGAGTTTGTAACAATCCTGCAAATAGAAGTAAAACAGAATTTGTCCACATAGAGAGAAAACACTTGTCATTTAGGTGAAATGCTTAATATTATATCTTGCTGCCAAAGTTTAggagcaattattttttttaataaacctatttagggggaaaaaaagatttttttttttacctttttgtcatTAAATACTTCTACAGGAACTTGCCTGTTTTCTTCATGCATTGGGAACAATTTGATATCTTATGGGTTTAATTCATGTGagaaaattattacttttttttttcagtcagtgaatcaaaaaaaaaaaaaaaagattatttgaaCAGTATTGGGTCCAGAGGAACCaaaattgaaacattatttttcaaaacatgacTGAATCtctcaaaaatattgttttgaccTGCAGAGAATATCAGTGCAACCAAACTCATTTTAGCTCCTGATAAAAATGTCAGGCGAGATGGCCGCTCGAAGCTGGAGAGTGCAAACCATATTTCACTGAGGACGTGTACAAACTGCTGAGTCTTCAGAAAATGAAGGTGAAAACAACAAGACAAACACTGCGATGCATGACGGCCTTTTCCGGGAGTTTGTTGGGACAGCTTGCGGTGGGGACGCAGAGGACTTTCTTACAGGCTGCTGCTGCGTGAACTTGCGAGGTGACGCATCCCTCGGGGACGAAGCTCAGGTTTGAAATAGCTCCATGCAGCATTTTCGCTATCATTAGGGAGGGCTGTGGTCAGAAGGGAATTCCGTAATCTGAATATTTCTGTCAATGTTGGGTAAAGTACAAAGAACTGTTTGGTTTGTAAGGGGAAATTTAATGCCATCAGGGTGCGAtgagattaaattattgattAGAGACATTTAATGTCTATTACATTATACATTAGTCAAGAGTTCTGACAGCTCTTTGATAAACTCAGATCAGAAAATGTGGGTTTTCTCATGCGGCTCAATTTCCCTGTGAGGCGTTCTGGAGCAAAGTGACAAACTTGTCTTTCAGTTGACACGTATTTATCTTTTGAACACTTGAAAAGCTTTAGATTCTGAGCTACAAAAGTGTCTGAACTTTCAAAtaggtttaaataaaatatcatttaaCCAAAGCTGattaaacacagatttttttttcccctaactAAAGGCTGTTTTTGTGGAGGGGAAACGATGCAGCATTTTGGCTCTTACCTCCAGAGTTTGAACAGATTTGTTGGCAGCTCTGGTTGAATACTTCCCACCCCGCCTCCACTGAAGCTGCAGTTGATCTGAAATATCAAATAATTGGCCGTGGTGGGAAAGCTTCTCCATTTGGTTTTCTGGTTGAATGGCTGTGTTTACTTCTGTTTGCTACGTTTTTGCAGACACTGGTGTGGAATGTCAGGATAGGAACAATGTGCCTGGAGGATTCACAGATATAACTGTGTTTCACCTGAGTTTTATGCCTATTTAAAAAGAGTAGCTCAGGATTTTGGAGCTGTACTTCATATACTTCAGCTGCTCTAAGCATGCTTTCAGCACCGCTTTGCTTTTTATATATGACAGTTACTCTAACAGGAAAAGCTTCATTCTGTTTTAAGTTGTGACACAAGAGTATTATCTGTggatcttcaaaacaaaaatggttagttggggaaaatatgaaaaacaaaaactgtgt harbors:
- the lhfpl6 gene encoding lipoma HMGIC fusion partner homolog codes for the protein MASSLTCTGVIWALLSLLCAAASCVGFFMPYWLLGTQMDKPVSFGTFRRCSYPVRDEEKQITVMLEQCGRYASFHGIPSLHWRICTVVTGVGCGLLLLVALTGLMGCCISDLISRTIGRVAGGIQFVGGLLIGSGCALYPLGWDSEEVQQTCSNSSGQFKLGSCQIGWAYYCTGAGAATAMLLCTWLSCFAGKKQKHYPY